A region of Moorena producens PAL-8-15-08-1 DNA encodes the following proteins:
- a CDS encoding EF-hand domain-containing protein, whose product MTPEDFLSSSAWIVRMKTYFKLMDVNGDGVLSLSDYETIADRFVKLQGNSSNYEVIRTLFHDLFQYIIAGGGAVDANTMIGEEEFITNAAKAVTVLESSLEVGRQKNEVFFDLIDTDDSGQISREEYRKYLAIYSGEDQPERADKAFNSLDTDGDGSITRAEFIEGHMGYWFTLPSDQTDGPLPYGSLIDA is encoded by the coding sequence ATGACACCAGAAGACTTTTTATCATCGAGTGCTTGGATTGTTAGGATGAAGACTTACTTCAAGCTTATGGATGTCAACGGAGATGGGGTTTTGTCGCTCTCGGACTACGAAACCATTGCGGATCGGTTTGTCAAACTTCAAGGTAATTCGTCGAATTACGAAGTAATCCGGACTCTGTTTCACGACCTATTTCAGTATATAATCGCTGGAGGGGGTGCGGTCGATGCCAACACCATGATCGGGGAAGAAGAGTTTATTACCAATGCCGCAAAGGCTGTCACGGTACTCGAATCGTCACTAGAAGTGGGTCGGCAAAAGAACGAAGTCTTTTTTGATCTCATCGACACCGATGATTCCGGTCAGATTTCCCGTGAAGAGTACCGGAAGTATTTGGCAATATACTCCGGTGAAGACCAGCCCGAACGTGCTGACAAGGCTTTCAACAGCCTTGACACTGATGGCGACGGTTCCATAACCCGCGCCGAGTTCATAGAAGGTCATATGGGATACTGGTTTACACTTCCCAGCGACCAAACGGACGGTCCGCTTCCTTATGGATCGTTGATCGATGCATAG
- a CDS encoding glutamate-5-semialdehyde dehydrogenase: MTATPLASIPLSAIAQKTRQAAQKLAVLSTQAKNEAIEAIAQALEAAAPEILAANAADCQAAEADNIPKPLYNRLKLNETKLKGAIQGVRDVGNLGDPVGNIQIHRELDQGLILKRVTCSLGVLGVIFEARPDALIQITSLAIKSGNGVILKGGKEAIRSCETLVKAIHKGLSTTAVDPATVQLLTTREEIKELLQLDNYVDLIIPRGSNAFVRFVQENTRIPVLGHADGICHLYIDAAADLEKAVTITVDAKTQYPAVCNAIETLLVHSAIAPRFLPLAAEALKKRNVELRGDEASREIIPISVATDEDWSTEYSDLILSIKVVDSVEEAINHINTYGSRHTDAIVTEDQEVADSFGNQVDAANVFHNCSTRFADGFRYGFGAEVGISTQQMPPRGPVGLEGLVTYKYKVTGNGHIAATYVGENAKAFTHRDM; encoded by the coding sequence ATGACAGCTACACCACTTGCATCCATACCCCTAAGTGCGATCGCTCAAAAAACCCGTCAAGCTGCACAAAAGTTAGCCGTTCTCTCAACACAGGCTAAAAATGAAGCTATTGAGGCAATAGCCCAAGCCTTGGAAGCTGCAGCACCGGAAATCCTAGCGGCGAATGCTGCAGACTGCCAAGCGGCTGAGGCGGATAACATTCCGAAACCCCTTTATAATCGTCTGAAGTTGAACGAAACGAAGCTTAAGGGGGCTATTCAGGGGGTGCGAGATGTGGGCAACCTTGGTGATCCTGTAGGCAACATCCAAATTCATCGAGAACTGGATCAAGGACTAATCCTCAAACGAGTCACTTGTTCCTTAGGAGTTTTAGGGGTTATCTTTGAAGCTCGTCCCGATGCCTTAATTCAAATTACCTCTCTTGCGATTAAATCCGGTAATGGTGTTATCCTCAAAGGCGGTAAAGAAGCAATTCGCTCCTGTGAAACCCTAGTCAAAGCAATTCATAAAGGATTATCTACCACAGCAGTTGACCCAGCAACGGTACAGTTGTTAACCACTAGAGAAGAAATCAAAGAGCTGTTACAACTAGACAACTATGTGGATTTGATTATTCCCAGAGGGTCGAATGCTTTTGTTCGGTTTGTGCAGGAGAATACTCGTATTCCAGTACTCGGTCATGCTGATGGAATTTGCCACCTCTATATTGATGCAGCAGCTGACTTGGAGAAAGCGGTAACTATCACCGTTGATGCTAAAACGCAATATCCAGCTGTTTGTAATGCTATTGAAACCCTGCTGGTGCATTCAGCAATTGCTCCTCGTTTCCTGCCCCTAGCAGCAGAAGCTTTGAAAAAGCGTAATGTAGAATTGCGAGGGGATGAAGCTAGCCGTGAGATTATTCCAATCTCGGTAGCAACGGATGAGGATTGGTCTACAGAATACAGTGATTTAATTCTTTCTATCAAAGTAGTAGATTCTGTAGAAGAAGCGATTAACCATATCAATACTTATGGTTCCAGACATACGGATGCAATTGTTACTGAAGACCAGGAGGTAGCAGATAGCTTCGGAAATCAAGTGGATGCCGCTAATGTTTTCCACAACTGTTCTACTCGCTTTGCCGATGGTTTCCGTTATGGGTTTGGAGCAGAAGTAGGAATTAGCACTCAACAAATGCCCCCTCGTGGTCCAGTGGGGTTAGAAGGATTAGTAACTTACAAATACAAGGTTACAGGGAATGGTCACATTGCGGCTACTTATGTTGGTGAGAATGCTAAGGCTTTTACCCATCGGGATATGTGA
- a CDS encoding aldo/keto reductase, with protein sequence MQTIRLGQNGPMVTALGIGTWSWGDKVFWNYGSDYGTTQVKEAFEATLDAGINFFDTAEVYGLGESESLIGRFMKQLGRKAQIATKYFPLPWRFTAQSVSDALSDSLKRLQVEQVELYQVHMPFSFLISQQTLMNALADEVKGGRIGAVGVSNYSAKQMAEAHSYLAARGIPLAVNQVQYSLLHRKIESNGILDKARELGVTILAYSPLAQGLLTGKYTVESYIKPTGARAIDPRFSKSGLEKIAPVLKLLNQLGEKYERKPAQVALNWLIAQDGVIPIPGAKTAQQVQDNAGALGWALSNEDVTQLEQVTRLWLK encoded by the coding sequence ATGCAGACGATCAGGTTAGGTCAGAATGGTCCGATGGTTACAGCCTTGGGAATTGGGACGTGGTCATGGGGAGACAAGGTGTTTTGGAACTATGGCAGTGACTACGGCACTACTCAGGTAAAAGAAGCGTTTGAGGCAACCTTGGATGCTGGGATTAACTTTTTTGACACCGCTGAGGTATATGGACTAGGAGAATCCGAATCCCTGATCGGACGGTTTATGAAGCAGCTGGGACGGAAAGCCCAGATTGCCACTAAGTATTTTCCCTTACCCTGGCGATTTACCGCTCAGTCAGTTTCTGATGCCTTGAGCGACAGTTTGAAACGTTTGCAAGTCGAGCAAGTGGAACTGTACCAAGTACATATGCCTTTTAGTTTCTTGATCAGCCAACAGACGTTGATGAATGCTCTAGCTGATGAAGTCAAGGGTGGTCGGATTGGAGCAGTTGGTGTCAGTAACTATTCCGCTAAGCAAATGGCAGAAGCTCACAGTTACTTAGCAGCCCGTGGCATACCCCTAGCGGTGAATCAGGTGCAATATTCTCTGTTGCATCGGAAAATTGAGAGCAACGGTATTCTTGATAAAGCGCGTGAGTTAGGTGTGACTATTCTCGCTTACAGTCCTTTAGCTCAAGGATTACTCACAGGCAAGTATACGGTAGAGAGCTATATCAAACCTACTGGAGCTAGGGCAATTGACCCCCGCTTTAGCAAAAGTGGTTTAGAAAAAATTGCCCCTGTGCTAAAGCTACTGAATCAGTTAGGGGAAAAGTATGAGCGAAAACCAGCTCAAGTTGCCCTTAACTGGCTGATTGCTCAAGATGGAGTAATCCCGATTCCCGGTGCTAAGACCGCACAGCAGGTGCAAGACAATGCAGGGGCTTTGGGTTGGGCTTTGAGTAATGAGGATGTTACTCAGTTGGAACAAGTCACTCGTCTTTGGTTAAAATAA
- a CDS encoding Hsp20/alpha crystallin family protein: MTLVRWNPWKDINTLQREIDQLFDNSFVPTTLREFGHLKNVPAAELTQTEDAITLKLEVPGMEAKDLNVEVTDTVVAISGERKEETNTDEKGVKRSEFRYGKFQRIIPLPVRVQNTKVEAEYKDGILNLTLPKAEEEKNKVVKVNLN; the protein is encoded by the coding sequence ATGACTCTAGTTCGTTGGAACCCATGGAAAGACATCAACACCCTACAACGGGAAATTGACCAGCTATTTGACAATAGTTTTGTGCCCACTACTTTGCGAGAATTTGGTCATTTAAAAAATGTTCCTGCTGCTGAACTAACCCAAACTGAAGATGCTATCACTCTGAAATTGGAAGTTCCAGGAATGGAAGCCAAAGACTTGAATGTAGAAGTCACAGATACTGTTGTTGCTATCAGTGGAGAACGGAAAGAGGAAACCAATACTGACGAAAAAGGCGTCAAGCGGTCTGAATTCCGTTATGGTAAATTCCAGCGGATAATTCCTTTACCGGTTCGGGTTCAAAATACCAAAGTTGAGGCTGAGTACAAAGACGGTATCTTAAATCTGACCTTGCCTAAAGCTGAAGAGGAAAAAAACAAAGTTGTCAAGGTTAACTTGAACTAA
- a CDS encoding outer membrane beta-barrel protein produces the protein MKPILKSAATSLILMIAMVLSASPGSAQPEGLKGSYVGISNDGSTISNDILNPFENLLGIGSNSSDERIGSMYQGRIDLPNLPISVRGAAFLSDKGRALEPTITYDVPVASNTNIYVGGGYTFVNNEEITTPLGNQNSAVLTAGVEAAVNDYTIIYGSGRLSLSDENNDTSPVKLQFGAGYRF, from the coding sequence ATGAAACCCATACTCAAATCTGCCGCAACTTCTCTAATCTTAATGATTGCGATGGTTCTATCTGCTAGCCCTGGCTCTGCTCAACCTGAAGGATTAAAGGGTAGCTACGTGGGAATTAGTAACGATGGCAGCACAATCAGTAATGATATCCTCAATCCCTTTGAGAATTTGCTGGGAATTGGCTCAAACTCAAGCGATGAAAGGATTGGTAGCATGTATCAAGGTCGTATTGATCTGCCCAATTTACCAATTTCAGTGCGTGGTGCAGCGTTTCTCTCGGACAAAGGTCGTGCTCTCGAGCCAACAATTACCTACGATGTACCGGTTGCCAGCAATACTAACATTTATGTTGGTGGAGGCTATACCTTTGTGAACAACGAGGAGATCACCACTCCTTTAGGTAATCAAAATTCAGCCGTATTGACTGCTGGTGTAGAAGCAGCAGTCAATGACTACACCATAATCTACGGCAGCGGCAGATTAAGCCTTAGTGATGAAAACAACGATACTTCCCCAGTTAAATTGCAATTTGGTGCAGGCTATCGTTTCTAA
- a CDS encoding nuclear transport factor 2 family protein yields the protein MSTEAIASVINVYFETMAAMNPGGWVEIFAEDAVIYDPVGKPPINVSEDSEKFFGLLSTFFNSFDISQEQIFIAGNGAAVKWRMKASAKNGREATAEGISVFEINDDGKIQQVLSYWNEAEMMAKLKG from the coding sequence ATGTCAACAGAAGCGATCGCATCAGTTATCAATGTCTATTTTGAAACCATGGCGGCCATGAATCCAGGAGGCTGGGTAGAGATTTTTGCTGAAGATGCAGTGATTTATGACCCAGTCGGAAAGCCACCAATCAACGTCTCTGAGGACTCGGAGAAGTTCTTTGGACTACTGTCTACCTTCTTTAACAGCTTTGACATCTCACAAGAGCAAATTTTTATTGCTGGCAATGGAGCAGCGGTAAAGTGGAGAATGAAGGCGTCTGCTAAGAATGGTCGTGAGGCTACTGCTGAAGGCATCAGTGTTTTTGAAATCAATGATGACGGTAAGATTCAACAGGTTTTGTCCTACTGGAATGAAGCAGAAATGATGGCTAAACTGAAGGGCTAA